AGCGTGCCCACATTTAAGATTATGTTTCACCCCCTAAAGGTCTCTAAATATAAGGACTCACTTCTTAGGGCTTGGAGAGTTCTGATCTGTCTTCTTCTTGAGCCCATTCTGTTTGGGAGGCTCTTCGTCCGATTCAAAGCCTGTCAGCAGGAACTCATCCACACTCAAGTCTTCTAATTTCCtacaagaaagaaaacaatccataagAAGCAAGTCGatcaaaatgtgtgtgtggtctAACTGTCCTACAGTTTTTAAGTTCACGTGTAAGCATTTTTGTTGGTTAGCTGTTCACTTGTCAGTCAGATGCAAATATCTCCCTAAAACACTCAGGAaccttgtattattattattattattattatcattattattattaatattttcatgAAGCGAAACCACACTTAGAATACAGCAGTCGTATTCGAGTTAGCATGACGACTTTATGCTAGCACTTTAGTTACTAACATACAGTCGTAAAGAGTTAGAATGACTTTCACGACTAACTGGCCAGACTTTAACTTTCAACATCAACATAAAATACTGGGTAAATCTCATTGTATTCATagcataataaagaaaatattaacaaaccTTTTCTGTTTCGCTGCCATGCTGGATCTAAAAAACGTGACGCCAAACCGCAATACCCACAATCCTCTGGTGCAAAGCGATGGAATTGGTTTTATGTTTCGCGGATACTGATCGTATGACGGTACTTGCGTTTATAATTACACCGACTGACcgaaacattattatttttgataAAATGCTAACAAACtttatttgtttagtttttgaTGAAAGTAAAGTCGGCACAAATACAGTGAACAAATAATCAACtgattatttaaaacaaatatacgGTAGTGCGTTCACGGAAACCTCGAAATTTTCTTGCGCGTGCAAGATCGGACACTGTTTTGATGCAACACGTGaggtttaaataaaatgttcagcTGCATTTACCAGACACAGGAAGCCAAATATCCAGAGAGGAGTACAGTATTTTTTAAACGTTACTTTGCACGGCCTCAAAGCTGGGCAAGCTTACAAACCGAAGGAAGTCACTGCTGTCATCGCATCGACACCGACGACGGCTGGTCGTGAGTACCCTgtgctttaatttttttcaggtTAGCTAACGTTACCTTAGCGGCTAGCTTCATAGACAGCTTATTTAGAATCACTGGCTATCTCACGTAGAGATAATAAAGACAGGGTGCTTATTTTACGTCAGTAGTAGGGTGATAAGTGTATAATTTGCACGTAAATAACGAGGAAAAAATTACAGAAGCTGTGCATTATTGAACACGTTTGTAgttatgtttcattttattttccgGGCTAACCAAAACGGGGtatgtttcatattgtggccaatcacaGCGCGTCACTGAAAACTCCGCCTTTCACAGTAGCACAGACGGATACGTCGAACACACTTCCGTGTTCCGACAAGACAAAAGTGGTGGCTTAAGGTCGCGTGTGTCTGTGGGCTCGTAAACTGAACATTCACTGCATTAGTTTGCCGGTTGGTCATTTGAAATGACATACCGGTGTTTTTCAACCATGTCTTCCTTTTTAACGTATTAAAATTTAACAGCATGAGCAAGCCTTGCTACCTTCGGCTTCGACAATTACAGCGTCACCTTAACAGACCGATGTCAGCTTTCAGGCAGCTCTTTTTTTGCATTGACGTCAAGCACATACAGCACAAAACAGAGGCTTTCTTCATATTTCCTATGCTCGAGTCACAATATGGACCGATAAGTAGACGGTGATAGGATTTTAGAGCCTTCTGACTGCGACAGCTCTTCATTCATCTCCCCTTACCTCCTGGAACACACTGTCTTCAAGGATAACTGCAAAACAACCACCGGTAAAGCCATTATACATTCATTTTCTTTCCTATTGCcgctgctgcagctgacatATGCTCTTATTCAGTGCTGATGGAGTGGGGGTTGGGGTTTCCGTATATCACATAGTGATATTTGGATAGGAACATCCCTGTGTCCCCCAATGAAATTGTGCATTCAGCAGGATTGTGCAGGCACTATTTATCAAGGAGCAACTCAGCCTCTGTGTGGATACCAGCCAGGGTTTGGGGGTAGAGACGATAAAGGGAGAAACAAGCCTCAGATGAACAGGAcaagtgtttcagtttgttagTTTAACTGTGACAGTTGTTTTCACATCTACCACAACATCCCGTGTTTCCATGTCTCATTTTCCAGCATTGTCTCTTACTATTCCCTTGGGCATGAGAGCAGATTGTTCCCTCATAGAGGAACATGGCTGGTgtgcgtgtttttgttttttttaatgggctATTGTGTTTTGGAAAATGGGACCCAGGGGTAGTAGCCAGGCAGCTGTGATGACATTTGAGATGGTGCTCGGTGGGATGGGGGAAGAGTGTTGAATTGAAAGCGACAGAGCCGTTATTAGGATGTACTGATCATAACAGGGAACTGCTTATTTGACAGTCATGTGAAACTTAACATAATCAGGAAAAATGGTACAATGGGTTTCAGCATTGAGCATTGCACTTCTTGGACTTCAAACTGGTCAATATTCTCTCCTGATGAGATTCTGCTTGTTGCATAATTGCTCTGATTAACTCAAGATTGTAAACCTCCTGTCATATGTCTAAATAAAGCATACAGAGGCTGTTTGTATGTGGTGGTTCAAAGGGAATGTTCCAGCTTGGTGTATTAAATAGATATCCTAAGGtatgtgtgatttttatttatttgtttaatgtgtgtggcTGTAAGGTCCTGCAGGCAATGACCACACTTATCAGGGGTCCTGTAGTTTAAGAATCCTTCTTTATcattaaagtttaaacatataTCACATATATTCCTTTATTTTCAATCATATAAGTTCTTCTACACCTGTGAATGCTCACATTAAATAAcagcaaagtttaaaataatgaCATCAGTCTAAGTACAGCTAATAtatttaagcaaaaaaaaaaaaagtctaaatgtGTGGTTactgtgatttctttttcacttttggCTGATATTCTAAATATTGTCATCTCTGATACAGCACCTCTGGCTGTGAGAAGAGCAGCCCCACCAAACCGGCTGTTCAGACCGTATGTTTTGCAAAGAGCAGTCCAATCAGAAGGCCAGTCAGATCAATTGATTTAAAAGAAGAGCATGTAAAATAGTGTTTCGGTGTTTATCTGGGGCTGGGTCGTAGGGGCAGCAGTCTAAGCCGAGAAGTTGGTCTCTTAAGCCACATCCTACGATCTTATCCAGGGGAACATTGAAGGGTTCCCAGGCAAGGGAAGGAGCTTGAGGGAGAGCCCCTTGTAGCCACATTTTAATTATTCGTCTGAACGCAGGGCGAACCAGCGTCTGCTCAGTGGCTAAATACTTGCAAATCACTTGCCAGCAAGAATTCAGTGTTCCTCTGTTTCACACTCACATCCACTCCTCGCTTGTCAGGTCAGGTTTCAAATGGAAAAGATGGTAGTGATGTTGTGCTGGCTGTGTCCAtctttcatatgtgtgtgtgtgtgtgtgtgtgtgtgtgtgtgtgtgtgtgtgtatatgcatgtgtTAGTCCCCGTAGGGAAATtactcctctgcatttaacccattcacccagtgaagcagtgggcagccaccaatgctatggggacggtaccttgctcaggggtacctcagggtagttgttcagtggagtcgaacccccgaccttccggtCATGGGccaaccactctacctactgagctatccctgcccccccccccccccttttttttttttttttttttaaattaaaggcattatgtgtgtgtatgcgttaGTCTGTGTATGCGTTATATACAGTTTATGGGATGAATTGTGGGCTCCAGGGTCCTGTTCATCCCAGATAAATAATCCTTTTTTTAGCTGCATTAGATAAATAAGAATTATTTGAAAGCTATTCTTCAAAGGTTACAAACGTGGAGCTGCAAATGAGTATGAAGGTTATATTTTTGATAGCGTGGCCTCCCCAACCCCATAGTCAGCTTCTGCTTATAAGCCTTTCACACTTTTAAGGTATCACTGCATCGGAGTTAGtgcattatattttgttttgtttaagaaTCAGTCTGTTCTTGGCCTGTGGTTTTCTACTCTTGCTTCAATCTGGTTTCCTCATCTGGTCACTACATATTCATCAGACAACAACTTCTAAGATGCTGCGTGATGACAGTTATGCAACATGCAGAAGTGTGTTCTTCCATTCAAGAGCAGAGTGGGGGAGTTCACAGCTAAATGTGGTCCAATTAAATTGCAAGTCAGGATGGATCACACTGATTTGATGGCAGGCTCATCCATAATGTCCATCTTTTGAAACTCTCTGGTGTGTCATAGTGAGATCTAATCATTCCTGAGActgaatgtgaaataatcaggcCATCCATCCTACTACACTTTGTGATTGTACTCAGATTTCTGTCATGCTGGCAGGACTTCCTGTCATAGCCGACAGGATGGGTGCTATAACTGTATAATGATTGCCCAGGACACCTGTCATAACGGCTCACTCCCTATAGATAAGCAAAGCCAAGACTTTTGtctaccccccaaaaaaaggattttattatgatgatgatattAGTATTGGCCGACATTAAAAAGCTTTTCTTGACGTTTCAGTTGCCAAGAGTGTGGCCCAGGCACGAGCCCACGACCGCAACGTCAGGCACCATGATGGAGGGGGGCATGCAGCTGCTCAACCGTGATGGCCACAGCATCTCGCACAACTCAAAGCGCCACTACCACGACTCCTTCGTGTCCATGAACCGGATGCGACAGCGTGGCTTGCTATGTGACATCGTCCTTCATGTCTCCAACAAAGAAATCAAGGCGCACAAAGTGGTGCTGGCGTCCTGCAGTCCATACTTCCACGCTATGTTTACCAgtaagttcagtctgtgttatggaCCTTGATGATGCATATACTGTATACTGTCCCTGAAGTTAACAAAGATGAGCAAGTGGCATGACAAACTCAAACTGCAAActatttttctctgttgtttGAGTTTGTTTACATTAGAACTTGTTTTTGCGTGGGTGCGTGCCGTTATGGCTGTTCCATCCTTTCAGCATCATCGCTTCCTTCCACCTATTCCTGTCTGGGGCACAGGTGGTCATGTGAGGTGTGTGTAAGTCAGATTTCCTCCCAAACACTAGCCCTTTGTGAGGATGCTGTGTGTCTCCAGACAGTCATTTGCCTGGAGACTCAGCTGCTAGACTTCATGTCATCTGACAGAGTCCCTAATTAAGCTATTTTAACAGAAAACCTCAGCAGAGGTGTTTGTGAGGTTGTCTAACTATGAGTCGATGAAGCTCGTGACTGTTACTGTAGAAGCTCCAGGCTTAGTTCTGTGGGAGAGAGAGTGTTTATATCCAGGAATTTCAAAAATCTCACACACTTGAAACGACTGATTTAATAAACGGTAACAAATGAGCTGTGCTGACATTTTGCAGCAGTGCTGTAAATGCTATGAGATGCCATGTGTCAGTATGATTGAAGAGGGAGGAGTTTTGCTATCAGCTGGAGCTTTACTCGGTGTAATTTGTTAAAATTAATCTGATCTCATTCTGTGCGGCCACGCAGATGAGATGTCTGAGAGCCGTCAGACCCACGTGACCCTTCACGACATTGACCCTCAGGCTTTGGAGCAGCTGATCCAGTATGCCTACACAGCAGAGATTGTGGTCGGGGAAGGAAATGTGCAGGTAGGCTTGACGTTTTAAGATTCACATACACAACTGCTAAACcactttttgctttctttttcatatgGCACAAAAAAATTAACAGACTTTGCGTTTCCACCTGTTGTAGACACTGCTCCCAGCAGCGAGCCTGTTGCAGCTCAATGGGGTGCGGGACGCCTGCTGTAAGTTCCTCCTCAGCCAGCTGGACCCCTCAAACTGCCTGGGCATCCGAGGCTTCGCTGACACACACTCCTGCAGCGACCTGCTCAAGTCAGCACACAAGTATGTCCTGCAGCACTTTGTGGAGGTGTCCAAGACTGAGGAGTTCATGCTGCTGCCACTGAAACAGGTAGGGGTGATGATTAATCTATCATGAATAATGCCAAAGCACAAAGGACACGCAGCAATGCTTACATCTATAATTTTTCCCCAGCATAATGTGTACACAAgcacagctttttcttttttaaaccgcATCAACATGCCACGGGGAAGTTGTGTGCTTTTGACATTCACTAGAGAAActttttctcctgcctgttTTCACTGTCTTCTGCAGTTTTGTCATCTGGCAAGTCGGCTAAGCCAAACTATCACTTATTCATTAGCAGGGCTCAGCGGTGGCAGCACTCTGGTTCCTGTCTGGGAAGTGGTAATTAGGCAAAGCCAGTGACATTTCCACAGCTGCTGTGCTGTTTAGAGAGCTAACAGCAGTGTTTGCTCCTCTGACGTAACAATAATGGTTTCTATTTTGGTTCAattttcttttgcttgttttaaccAACGTTTTAAGAGAAATGCATCTTGTAGGTGTACCCATTTATTATTTTAGAGCGATGTAAGGAATGCTGGGCCTTGGGAAAGAATATAACCCTGGTCAAATGAGCTGCTCAGCAGCCAAACACTGCTATCAGTTACCTGTGAAGAGGGCAATGTTTGGCTAACAAGAACTGCAAAGTCCTTTTTGGAGTAGATCCCGAAggagtgaaaatattttttaaaaagttgttgcCCAAAATTGTAGcagaaaaggcagaaacataCGCTAGCTTCTTACTGCAAAGTGATACAAAATCCAGCGGGACATCCTGGCATATTGTATTTGACATTTATGTGTTGGTATTAGTCTATTCCTGGCATGCTAAAGAATAAAGTAGTGCTGCTGTTGGGTTATTtaaacttcctgtttcctgcagtTTAAACACACCTACCTGAGTACAAagtttacatgtttttatttttaaacttttagaGCAATtcgtggttttttttaaaaattggtgTTCATGATATCAGACAGCTTCTAAAAGCCCACAGAGgcacatcatgtttttgtttcaggCAGGGGCTCACTGTAACATCTAAAGAattgagaaaatatatattctcTTAGATGAAATGTTTAAGAAGGTAACAGCAAATTAAAAGGAAGTTGAAGAAAATTAACAAACTGCTACTACCATCCCTTTCCTGTTATTTTCTCACTCTTTAAATAACAATTCCCACAGTCCTAAAGCGATGTTGTTCCACCAGAGTAACACACTAAGCATCCCTCTGTATCTGGCCTTCAAAGCCCAGAGACTGAATCTGCAGTGTGTGGGCACAGTCcattaaaacactgaaactTAAGCTGCATAAAAGCAGATTAAAAATAGGCCATTTTCTTCATTCCTgttcttctgtctctctctttctcttggcTTACTCCACTGTCGTGTCTGCAGCTGTTCTGTGACTGTCATAAATCTGCACCAGATCAGGATTTATGTACTGGCTGCTCTACAGGACTCCAAGCTCACAGAGCTGTGAAATATGCCCCATATTTCTTCTGATGTTCTCTGGAGGAAGTGGCAAGGCACGACAGGATTGTGACTTGCCAAATTTGGTGATGTAGAGTCGTATGCGTGACATTTTGAAGACAACAGTCGACAGATTCCTCCTAATTACTGCGTTTAGCTTATGAAGACATGAGTACTTTGACACAGTGGCGCTCATATGTCCCTCAATCGTGCTGCCATGCTATGAAAAGGCAGTAAAGGCGTTTTTCTCCATATGCACCCACACATTCTGGAGTTAATTTGATGCACTATGTGCATGCAGTGGTAGGAGGGACTGCAGGGTGGGGCAGTGGCATCAGCAGTATTTCTGTGTGTGACTCTGGATTAGAGGAGGCTGTTCCTGGGAGGGTTTTGCTCTGATCTGGCCAGGcaagacagcagcagcagcagctggcttCCTTGGTCCCACCCAGCCCTGCCAGCTTAGGCTTGGGCTGGGAACACTGCCAGCCAGCCACTCAGAGTCCAGCATTCGTTGTGCCACAGATGCACAATTGAAGAAGTGGTAGCTTAAACTATTACTTAAACTGTATCACGgctcacgtgcacacacacaggctgtaaTATAATGCACAAGCGAAGTGTGCACGATGTCAGAGTCGTGCTTTATTGAGTCatcctttttttcattttgaattgAGACAACAAatcaagcaaaacaaaaggagatgCAAGACTTCAGCTGAAGTCACTATATACAGGAACTAACACGGTCTGTGACCCATGCAAATTACTTCCTGTGTGCCGATTTCTACAACCACAAGAAAGTATTCTGCAAATGCTTTTCAACGGTCCAAGTTGATACactatgatttaaaaaaaaataaaaaataaaagaataatataAAGTTGTAAGCGATAGTATAATTTCACTCTTCCTATATGCTTTGTCTTTGCGATCCAGGTCCTAGATTTGATCTCCAGTGACAATCTCAATGTGCCATCTGAGGAAGAAGTGTACCGAGCCGTGTTGAGTTGGGTAAAACATGATATAGATGGACGCAGGCAACATGTACCTTGGGTAAGTCGTTTGGGGTGGGTAACATGGAAACCATTCCCCTTTTTGTTGTTTAACTCTATGTAGCGCCACCCGCTCATCACCCACTCTCCCACTGTCTTCGCTAGCTGATGAAGTGCGTGCGGCTGCCATTGTTGAGGCGAGACTTTCTGATGAGCAACGTAGACACGGAGCTGCTGGTGCGTCACCACTCGGAGTGCAAAGACCTGCTAATCGAGGCCCTAAAGTATCACCTGATGCCGGAGCAGAGGGGTGTCTTAAGCAACAGCCGGACGCGCCCACGACGCTGTGAAGGCGCCAGCCCTGTGCTCTTCGCCGTTGGTCAGTGTGCATCTGAAGGTACCCATTAGGGTACACTTGGACCACACACATCTCTAGCTCACCAGTCACTCATGATTTTTACAAATGCCAGcatttttttattctgtgtGAACTGCATGTTGGAACTTGAATAGTGCgcctgtgtacacacacactcacacacacacgtcagaTGTGTCTCCATCGACTGTTTCCAAAATGAACAATCTGACCTTTACACCCACTATGATTGGAGGCTGTGAGGCTCTAATATTTCTCCTCCCTCATTTTTAACTTCTAGCGTTGCTGTTTGAAATGActgtaaacacatttcattttcaCTCCTTTTAAAAACCCGAAGTTGAAGTCCTCGTTTTCTCATGTCACCATCCTCCTGATGACATTTGCGTTTTTGCTCAAagcatttttcctcattttttttaGTGTATGTTTGTTCTTTCCCAGGTGGTGGCAGCTTGTTTGCTATCCACGGAGACTGCGAGGCGTACGACACCAGAACAGACCGTTGGCACATGGTGGCGTCCATGTCCACTCGGCGGGCACGGGTGGGCGTGGCAGCAATTGGGAACAGACTATACGCTGTTGGAGGGTAGGTGATAATAATCGCAGCGTTTGACCCTAAAAAGTTATTTGTTACTCAAACATTACATTGTGTGATTTGAGGGGAAGCAGAATTTGTGGATAATTTGCATTTGCTCGATAAGCTGGTGAGAGCTTTCTTCCATGCAAAGCAACTTTTTATCTTGTATGTTCACCGTTTGTTGCAAAGTTGTGCATTCATTTATATCCGTGTCGCTCTCTTTAGCTATGACGGCACCTCTGACCTTGCAACCGTGGAGTCCTATGACCCTATCACTAACTCCTGGCAACCTGAGGTTTCCATGGGAACACGACGGAGCTGTCTAGGCGTAGCTGTCCTGCATGGCCTGCTGTACGCTGCGGGGGGTTATGATGGAGCTTCCTGTCTCAATAGGTATGCACAGCCTGTTATTATGCTGATGATTACTGATCATTTTAAGCTGAATTAAATACACGTGAGCATCTGTCTTTTTTCACCTCTTCTTTTAGTGCGGAGAGGTACGACCCTCTGACCAGCACATGGACCTCAATCGCTGCTATGAGCACTCGTAGGAGATATGTTCGAGTAGCAACTCTGGGTAGGTACTggcaaaaaaaaccaagctGTGCTCCTGTATTTACTTTTCACTGTTTGTATTTTAATAACTCACATCAAGAGGGAGTTGCCATCTCGGTATGCGACCGCTAATATTTACATTCTCAGTATTTACTCCCTTTTCCCCTCCAGATGGCAGCTTGTATGCGGTGGGAGGTTATGACAGCTCCTCACATCTCGCAACAGTGGAGAAATATGACCCCCAGGTATACAGCTGTTAAATTTATCATTAGAAAAACTCGTCTGTTGCCAGGTTTACCTAGACTGGATGCTGTAGACAGAGTGAAACGGTACAAATGAATCTGCTGTGTGAATATGTGCTCGGTCTCTTGATTGGCTGAATAGA
This region of Maylandia zebra isolate NMK-2024a linkage group LG20, Mzebra_GT3a, whole genome shotgun sequence genomic DNA includes:
- the klhl17 gene encoding kelch-like protein 17 isoform X1, which gives rise to MMEGGMQLLNRDGHSISHNSKRHYHDSFVSMNRMRQRGLLCDIVLHVSNKEIKAHKVVLASCSPYFHAMFTNEMSESRQTHVTLHDIDPQALEQLIQYAYTAEIVVGEGNVQTLLPAASLLQLNGVRDACCKFLLSQLDPSNCLGIRGFADTHSCSDLLKSAHKYVLQHFVEVSKTEEFMLLPLKQVLDLISSDNLNVPSEEEVYRAVLSWVKHDIDGRRQHVPWLMKCVRLPLLRRDFLMSNVDTELLVRHHSECKDLLIEALKYHLMPEQRGVLSNSRTRPRRCEGASPVLFAVGQCASEGGGSLFAIHGDCEAYDTRTDRWHMVASMSTRRARVGVAAIGNRLYAVGGYDGTSDLATVESYDPITNSWQPEVSMGTRRSCLGVAVLHGLLYAAGGYDGASCLNSAERYDPLTSTWTSIAAMSTRRRYVRVATLDGSLYAVGGYDSSSHLATVEKYDPQSNTWTAIANMLSRRSSAGVAVLDGMLYVAGGNDGTSCLNSVERFNPKTNTWEGVAAMNIRRSTHDLVAMDGWLYAVGGNDGSSSLNSIEKYNPRSNKWVAASCMFTRRSSVGVAVLELLNFPPPSSPTLSVSSTSL
- the klhl17 gene encoding kelch-like protein 17 isoform X2, whose product is MMEGGMQLLNRDGHSISHNSKRHYHDSFVSMNRMRQRGLLCDIVLHVSNKEIKAHKVVLASCSPYFHAMFTNEMSESRQTHVTLHDIDPQALEQLIQYAYTAEIVVGEGNVQTLLPAASLLQLNGVRDACCKFLLSQLDPSNCLGIRGFADTHSCSDLLKSAHKYVLQHFVEVSKTEEFMLLPLKQVLDLISSDNLNVPSEEEVYRAVLSWVKHDIDGRRQHVPWLMKCVRLPLLRRDFLMSNVDTELLVRHHSECKDLLIEALKYHLMPEQRGVLSNSRTRPRRCEGASPVLFAVGGGSLFAIHGDCEAYDTRTDRWHMVASMSTRRARVGVAAIGNRLYAVGGYDGTSDLATVESYDPITNSWQPEVSMGTRRSCLGVAVLHGLLYAAGGYDGASCLNSAERYDPLTSTWTSIAAMSTRRRYVRVATLDGSLYAVGGYDSSSHLATVEKYDPQSNTWTAIANMLSRRSSAGVAVLDGMLYVAGGNDGTSCLNSVERFNPKTNTWEGVAAMNIRRSTHDLVAMDGWLYAVGGNDGSSSLNSIEKYNPRSNKWVAASCMFTRRSSVGVAVLELLNFPPPSSPTLSVSSTSL